In Streptococcus mitis, the DNA window CTTTTGCAGTACGGAACAAGATGTGTTTAGCTCCATAGTAACCTTTTGCTAATTTAAGAATACGTTTACGACGTTTGCGTGATACAACGCCACCTTTAACACGTGCCATGTTTTATTTCCTCCAAATATTTCCTAGAATTGTTTACTTACAGTCAAGCTATTATTTCAAGCGAGTAAGCATTGCTTTGATACGTTTGTAATCTCCTGAATGCACCATAGATGCTTTACGAAGATGACGACGTTGTTTCTTAGTTTTTCCGTGGAAACGGTGAGAAGTGTAAGCACGGAAACGTTTAAGTCCACCAGAACCTGTACGTTTGAAACGTTTAGCTGATGCGCGGTGTGTTTTTTGTTTTGGCATGATTTTTTCTCCTTTATTTAACTTTCTGACAATTATTTTTTGTCAGTCGCTGGCGCCAATTGCATGAACATTTGACGTCCATCCATTTTAGCACGTTGTTCGATGATTGCAATATCTTGAGTTGCTTCAGCAAACTCGGCTAAAACTTTTGCACCAATCTCTTTATGGGTAATCATACGACCCTTAAAGCGAATAGATACCTTAACTTTATTTCCTTTTTCAAGGAATTTGCGTGCATTGCGAAGTTTTGTATCAAAGTCACCCTTGTCAATCGTTGGACTTAGACGAACTTCTTTCACAGTAACAACACTTTGTTTTTTACGTTGTTCTTTTTGCTTCTTCTGGTACTCAAATTTGAACTTACCGTAGTCCATAATTTTTGCAACAGGCGGTTTGGCTTGGGGTTGAATCAATACTAGGTCAACATTAGCGTTATCAGCCAAAGCTTGCGCTTCACTGAGTGGCTTGATGCCTAGCTGTTCTCCTTCAAGACCAATCAAGCGAACTTCACGTACACGAATCTCATCATTGATGAATAAGTCTTGCTTTGCTATGGTTTTCACCTCTTTTGTTTTATTAGAGAAAAACAATAGCGGACTCGTAATACTACAAGCCCGCACGTTATGATAGCGTTTCTTAGAAACTTTTCATCCGTAGGGCCAGGCAACTTGATGTCACAAGGCGAGAAGCTCTCACTTCTGCTTTTCTCAACTTTTATATGATACCAAGTTTTCTAGCCCTTGTCAAGATAAAAAGTTATTTTTTTGAAAAGTTTGTGTTTATATTTTAGATTGGTTTCCACATCAAAGAGAGAGAATCAAGTTGATTCTCTCTATGTTAGTTTTTCCTTATCTTCATCTTCCGTATAGGAAAGCTAAAGTCTATTAAAAACTTCCTTTTTCCGTGAACTTCCCCAGCTTTCGATAAATAGAATCCCCACTAGCAAAAGGATAATCAGGCAAGGAAGTAAGACTAGCCCCATACCCCAATTTAGATTGACATTATCAATTTGCTTAGGTAATCTTCCAGACAAAATCTCCACTGAACGTAAGTAAGTAAAAGGAATCAGATGTGCAATCCTTTGAAGAGGCTGAATTGTTTGGATGCCAAACAATAAGCCAACAATCCCAATGAGTGAAAGAAAGAGTACAGGCATTTTTTGCTTGAAAAAGTAAGTAATCAAATACACAACTTCCACAATAACGATAAAGGATAAGAAAACTAATAGCAAACTAGGAAATAACACATCTTGTATCTTTCCAATGGTTACCTCTTGATTCACTAAGCTATAAATCGGGTAGGGATAATCTAACTGTCCAAAACCACTTATCAGACTTCCCACTAGAAAAGAAAATCCGCTGATTCCGATAAACAGCACAGTTACATAGCCCACTCCAACTCCAAGAGAGGACATGGCAAATGTCACTTTTGAAAAAGGATATAACTGAGCTGTGTCCAGATGATTTTGATATCTTTCTGCAAATAGTTGCGTTAGCATAAAAATAATAGCAACCACAAACAAGGTTGGGATGATAGCCTCTAAAATCCAGACAATCTGATCAATCCCGTAGGTCGGAAACTCCAAAGTATGTGCTTTTATGTTCAAGGGATACAGGGCTTGGTAAATCTTTCGTTGGCGGTCAATCGCCATTTTTAAGTCAGAGCTAGAAGTCGGTTGATTTGACATAACTTCATAATTCTTCTCTTCATCTTGCCACTGCAAATAGTAGGCTTCTTTCCAGCGTCCTTCTCTTAACAAAGCCAGAATTTCTTTCTTTTGAGTCAAAAGATTTTTTTGCGATTCTAAATTAATTTTAGCAATCTGGTATTCCTCCGAGTTGGTATCAGATATTTGGGAGAGTTTCTCTTCATATTCATTGATGACTCTCTCATCTTTTACAAGACGAGTTTCCAACTCTCCCTCCAAGCTGTGTGAGTTTGCAGTCTGACTATTAAGATAAAAGGTAACACCGAGTCCAGATACAAATAAAGCTAAGATAATCCAGTTTAAGCGACTTTTGAAAACTTTTTTTAATAAAAATAGACTAACATCTTTCATAAACTAAACCTCTTCTATCTTTCCCCGATGAATGGTTACTACTCTATCGCAGACATCAACCATCTCTTCCTTATAGTGGGAACTTAAAAGAACCAGCTGTTCTTGTCTATCGATTTGTGCTAGCCTATCAAAAAACTTCTGTCGATAATACTCATCTAAGCCATTTGTAATCTCATCCATAAGCCAGCATTTCGCCTGACTGAGGAAATACATGGCAATCACCAAGCGTTGCTTCATGCCTAAGGAATACTTGCGAATGGGAAGGCTGATATAGTCAGACATTTCCCAGTAATCAATTTCATCCCCCAAGTTCAGCCCTGACTGCCAGATGTTCTTGATCAGGCGAAGATAGTCCATCCCACTTAAGTTTCCATCCAGCCATTCAATACTCTCATAATAAAACAAAGAAGGAGAGAGTGCGATATTTCCACTACTTATAGGAATTAAATTGCTAATGGCACGGAACAGTGTCGTCTTTCCAGAGCCATTTATAGCAAGAATACCATAAATCCTACCCCTTTCAAATGTAAAATCAACATCTTGTAAGATGACTTGTCGCGTTTTTAAGGTCACATGAGTAAGTTGCAACATATCTAGCCCTCCTTTTTGGATTAATAGCCTCCGCTGTAGTAGTTTAGTACCTCATACCAATCGTAATTCCAACCAGAACCAACTTTATATTCAGAATAGCTATAATAACGAGATCATGATGGAACGTTAATATAGCTATGTCTGTGGTAATTCATACTAGACATATAGAAGGTATTCCAATCATACCGATAAATTTTAAGAACGCTCACAGCAGATATACTGGACTGAAAAAGACCAATAATCATAAACTAACTAATTAAACGATTTTTGCTAATTTTCAATGGTTTTATATCATTAATATCGAAGACGCTTTCATTATATCGTTTTTATCATTATTATTCAACAGATTTTTAGTTTATTTTACTAATATATTATATTTGTCCTTCCTATCGAACGCTTTCGATTTTCCATCTATTCCACCCTTTAAAGCGTATAGCTCCCTGCTGGTCAGTTCGATAAACTTTGCTATTGATACCTTCCAGTCGTGTCAAGGTTTCCTGATGGGGGAGTTTCGTTCGATTGTTCTTTCCAACTGAAATGAGAGTAAACTCTGGTTTGAGCTGTTCTAAAAAGGCTGAACTTGATAATTTTTTAGAGCCATGTTGGCTAGCTTTCAAAACATCCACCTCTAGGTCAGGATATTGCCTCAGCAAGTCCTTCTCTCCTTTTTCCTCCAAATTTCCTGTGAAAAGAAAGTTTTTATCCAAGAGTTTTCCATACAAAACCAGGGAATCTTCATGATTTCCATTTCCAATTTTCCTTGGAGACAGGACTTCTAACCGACTTCCAAAAATTGGCAAGTTCTCTCCTGCTGTCACACTACGCACCTTGGTTTGAGTTGCCTGTAGTTCTGCCACAAATTCCTTCTGTTTCAGACTACCTTTTGATACTAAAATCTCCCCTACATGGAAAGCCTTGGTCACCTCCAACAAATCTCCAACATGCTCCTTGTCTGTATTTGTTAAAATCAGCTGGTCAATCTTGGCTACTCCTCGACCTTTTAGATAGGGAATCAAGCTTCGCTGGGCGTTGCTTGTCGTCGTCTTTTCTTGCCATTTTTCGATTTTCTTGCTAGATTCTGCCTTGCCGCCGACATCTATAAGAATGATCTTACCAGTTACATCCCGTAGGAAAATACTTTCGCCTTGCCCCACATCCAGCATGGTAATTTCATTTTCCAGTGGATGCTTGGTCAAGAAAAAGAGACCCGTAATCAATAAGCTCAATACTGCTAGCCTTTTAATGTTTTTCCTCAAATCATATACTAAAGCCAAGGAAATTAACAATAAAACTAAAAGCCATGCATTGGGTTGTCCAAAGACAAGCGGTCTACTTGCCACCTGTGATACAAAGCGAATCATCCCCTCCAACCATTCAAAAATAAAATTAAGCTGAATGACTGGATAGAGAAATGAAAGGACAAATAAGATAGACAAGAGCGGTAAGAAGGCCAAGTCAAATAGAAAGGAAAAGACAAAGGTCAAAAGGATGGACCAAGGTTGAAATTCCGCAAAATAGAAGGACAGAATGGGCAATATTCCCAAGGAAATGACTAGACTTTCTCTGGTCACAGCCTTTAGGCCCTCTCCTTCTTTGCTGGTCATAGTCAAGATAAAATCATAAGCGCAGGACAAAACTCCTCCTGCAGTCAGGAAAAAGTTAGGCATGACGATAAAGAGAACAAGCACAGTCAGGGCAAAATTATCTAATCCCTTATAGCCATGTTGAGCCAATAGTTTTTGCCAAAGACTGCGAATGACCGATGCTGAAAACCCTGTCAGGCCCGCATAGATAAGGGAAAAGGGATAAGTCAGCCATTTCAACTTTTCTTGAGTCAAGCCCAATCGCAAGAGAAGTTTCTTAAATCCATCCATGAAAAAGCCTACCTGCATGCCCGACAAGGCAAAAAGATGGATAATTCCTAGACTAGAATAAAGCTCATTCATCTCCTCAAAGTCGGTGTCCAGATGTCCTAATAGAAGCCCCGTCATGTAATTGCGCATAGGATCTGGAAAGTGCGTCTTGATCCAAACTACAGCCTTTCGACGTAAGCTGGACAGGTTTTCACCTATATCCCAACTGCCAACCTTTTGAAGTGACTGAATTTTTTTGATATTGATAGTCTGGTAAATTCCCTGAGTCTTCAGATAGGCTTGGTAGTCAAAACCACCAAAATTTCTCTGCCCTTCTGGCTCCGAAAGTTTTCCTTCAAGTTCTATCTCATGAAGGTCTATTAAAGTTTGAAAGGCTTCTTTCTCCTCCTCGGACTGGAGTTTATAATAGACTTGAAAAATGCGTCCATCATGCTTACCACGAAAGGACAGACTATCACCATTGACCTTAATAGTGTCAGGCAAAATCCGCACCCTTTCAACAGAATCCGCCAAATTTTGACTCGCTTGACTCTGTTGCCAATTTTGAAAAACAAACCAGAATCCAAAAATTCCACAAAGCACTAGAACTTTGCTAGCAGATTTCCAAGAAAATTGGATAAAGAGACAGACTAGCAGAAAAACGAAGCCTAGCAGTGCGATATAGGATGCTGAAAAAATGGCGTAGTAAAGCCAGAGCAATAGAAAACTCAGATAGATTAGGGGAACAGGGAAAGTCTTAATCCGCTGTAACATAGTCTTTTAGCTTTTCTATCGTTTTAGCACCAATGCCAGAAACCTTCTTGAGTTCATCAACCGACTTGAATTTCCCATTTGATTCACGATGGTCGATAATATCCTGAGCTCGTTTGCCACCCAGACCCTTGACCTGCTTGAGCTCTTCCAGACTGGCCTTGTTGAGATTGACCTTCTTTTCCTTGTTCTTTGAAGAAGCTGTCCCAGAACCAGTCTGTTGACTAGCTGCTTCTTCTCCCTTAGTTGGAACGTAGACCAGAGCCTCATCACTAACTTTCTGAGCTAGATTGAGCGATTTGCTGTCTGCTTGCTCTGTCAAGCCACCCGCCTTTTGAACAGCATCATTGACCCGACTACCTACTGGCAAGTCATAAATCCCTGGTGATTTAACAGCGCCTTTCACATCTACTGTAATCACATCTTGTTCAACCGATTCGTCCTTCTCTTCCCTCTTCACATCCTTTTCGGTCGATGAAACCTTGGAAACAGCTGCAACTTCTCCCTGTAAATTCGTCTCTTTAACAGGTATTTGTGGAGCTGGTTTTAGCAGGAAAAATCCTCCTACAAGCAAGCCCAGACCAGTACAGATGACGATGATTTTATACTCTTTGATTTTCTCGATAATTGCTTCCATATTTTCTCCTCTCTTAGATTATTCGTAAGAGGAAGAAAAAACAGTCGAAAATTTCTTTTCAACTGCTTATTTATTTGCAAAATAGTCTTCCTTAGTCAAGACATAATAAACTCTTGTGATAATTCGACCTGGTTCTTTATTATCCATTCTGGCATAGGGTTCTTCGTGGGAAAAACGCATGCCTGATTTCTCCATGACCTTGCCAGATGCGGGATTATCCTTATCGTGAAGGGCGATCAACTTGTTCATTCCAATATTCTCAAAAGCCAGCTTAATCACGGCACGATTGGCTTCTGTCGTCAAACCTTGATTCCAATACTTTTTATTGATAATGTAACCAATAGCTGCCTTTTTGAGAATGGGATCAATCTTGTGCAAATCAATAGTTCCGATAAACTGACTATTGCTTTTTAGTTCGATTCCCCACCGTCCCAAGGGATTGGCCAAGTAGAACTGAGCAATGTTATTCTTGGTCTCTTCTAGGCTCTGATTTGTTGGAAAAGTGTAGCGTGTATTATCCTTGTCCGAGGCATAGTCAAACATTTCTTCCGCATCATCCAAGGTTACAGGTCTAAGCAATAAACGCTCAGTCTCGACTATGGGATACTGAGCTAGTTTTAAAAAGATTGATTCCATACTTCTCCTCCGCTTGAAAAGTTTCTAACTAATACAAGGATATTGACTGAAACATTGTATTGAGATAACTTTAAATACAAAAGAACTATCCTTCAGACAGAGGTTGAGACTCTAATTCTTCACTCTCTTCATTCTTGACAGGTGCTGGTTCATAAGCTCGGATAATCTGAGCAACAACTGGATGGCGAACCACATCTTTAGCTGAAAAATGAACAAAGTCAATTTGGTGAATGTTCTTGAGTTTTTCTTGAGCATCAATCAAACCGGACTTGACATTACGCGGCAGGTCAATCTGACTGATATCTCCATTGACAATCATCTTAGAATTAAAGCCTAAACGAGTCAAGAACATCTTCATCTGCATGATGGTCGTATTTTGGGCTTCATCTAGAATGACAAAGGCATCATCCAAGGTTCGCCCACGCATATATGCGAGGGGTGCAATCTCGATAATTTCACGCTCCATGAGACGCGTTGTTTGGTCTTTCCCAAGAATCTGATACAAGGCATCATAAACAGGTCGAAGGTAAGGATCCACCTTCTCCTTAAGATCACCCGGAAGAAAACCTAGACTCTCTCCTGCTTCCACTGCTGGACGAGTCAGGATAATTCGCTTGACCTGCCCACGTTTAAGGGCAGTCACTGCCAAGGTCACTGCAAGAAAGGTCTTCCCTGTCCCTGCTGGTCCGATTCCAAAGGTCACATCGTGCTGTTTAACACTATCCACATAAAGCTTTTGACCCAATGTTTTGACGCGAATCGGTTTACCTGTATTGTCCTTGATAATTTCTTCTTCGTAAAGGGCAACAAACTTGTCGATTTCATCGTTTTTGACCATGCTAATCGCAGTCACCACATCTGGTGTGCCGACTGTCATCCCACGATTCACCAAAACCATGAGAGCTTGAATAACCTGACGAGCTTCCTCACAGGCATTCTCTTCTCCCAAAACCTGGACAATCTCCGTACGAGCATGAATCACAACATCAAGCTCTTCTTCCATCAAACGAAGATGGCGTTCATTGGAACCAAAAAGATGAAACAGGTCATCTGGATGACTCAGTTGAATGTCAATTGAATGTTCCTTCAAATAAAGA includes these proteins:
- the rpmI gene encoding 50S ribosomal protein L35, which encodes MPKQKTHRASAKRFKRTGSGGLKRFRAYTSHRFHGKTKKQRRHLRKASMVHSGDYKRIKAMLTRLK
- the infC gene encoding translation initiation factor IF-3 — its product is MKTIAKQDLFINDEIRVREVRLIGLEGEQLGIKPLSEAQALADNANVDLVLIQPQAKPPVAKIMDYGKFKFEYQKKQKEQRKKQSVVTVKEVRLSPTIDKGDFDTKLRNARKFLEKGNKVKVSIRFKGRMITHKEIGAKVLAEFAEATQDIAIIEQRAKMDGRQMFMQLAPATDKK
- a CDS encoding ABC transporter ATP-binding protein, with protein sequence MLQLTHVTLKTRQVILQDVDFTFERGRIYGILAINGSGKTTLFRAISNLIPISSGNIALSPSLFYYESIEWLDGNLSGMDYLRLIKNIWQSGLNLGDEIDYWEMSDYISLPIRKYSLGMKQRLVIAMYFLSQAKCWLMDEITNGLDEYYRQKFFDRLAQIDRQEQLVLLSSHYKEEMVDVCDRVVTIHRGKIEEV
- a CDS encoding DNA internalization-related competence protein ComEC/Rec2, which codes for MLQRIKTFPVPLIYLSFLLLWLYYAIFSASYIALLGFVFLLVCLFIQFSWKSASKVLVLCGIFGFWFVFQNWQQSQASQNLADSVERVRILPDTIKVNGDSLSFRGKHDGRIFQVYYKLQSEEEKEAFQTLIDLHEIELEGKLSEPEGQRNFGGFDYQAYLKTQGIYQTINIKKIQSLQKVGSWDIGENLSSLRRKAVVWIKTHFPDPMRNYMTGLLLGHLDTDFEEMNELYSSLGIIHLFALSGMQVGFFMDGFKKLLLRLGLTQEKLKWLTYPFSLIYAGLTGFSASVIRSLWQKLLAQHGYKGLDNFALTVLVLFIVMPNFFLTAGGVLSCAYDFILTMTSKEGEGLKAVTRESLVISLGILPILSFYFAEFQPWSILLTFVFSFLFDLAFLPLLSILFVLSFLYPVIQLNFIFEWLEGMIRFVSQVASRPLVFGQPNAWLLVLLLISLALVYDLRKNIKRLAVLSLLITGLFFLTKHPLENEITMLDVGQGESIFLRDVTGKIILIDVGGKAESSKKIEKWQEKTTTSNAQRSLIPYLKGRGVAKIDQLILTNTDKEHVGDLLEVTKAFHVGEILVSKGSLKQKEFVAELQATQTKVRSVTAGENLPIFGSRLEVLSPRKIGNGNHEDSLVLYGKLLDKNFLFTGNLEEKGEKDLLRQYPDLEVDVLKASQHGSKKLSSSAFLEQLKPEFTLISVGKNNRTKLPHQETLTRLEGINSKVYRTDQQGAIRFKGWNRWKIESVR
- a CDS encoding helix-hairpin-helix domain-containing protein, whose protein sequence is MEAIIEKIKEYKIIVICTGLGLLVGGFFLLKPAPQIPVKETNLQGEVAAVSKVSSTEKDVKREEKDESVEQDVITVDVKGAVKSPGIYDLPVGSRVNDAVQKAGGLTEQADSKSLNLAQKVSDEALVYVPTKGEEAASQQTGSGTASSKNKEKKVNLNKASLEELKQVKGLGGKRAQDIIDHRESNGKFKSVDELKKVSGIGAKTIEKLKDYVTAD
- a CDS encoding GNAT family N-acetyltransferase, yielding MESIFLKLAQYPIVETERLLLRPVTLDDAEEMFDYASDKDNTRYTFPTNQSLEETKNNIAQFYLANPLGRWGIELKSNSQFIGTIDLHKIDPILKKAAIGYIINKKYWNQGLTTEANRAVIKLAFENIGMNKLIALHDKDNPASGKVMEKSGMRFSHEEPYARMDNKEPGRIITRVYYVLTKEDYFANK
- a CDS encoding PhoH family protein encodes the protein MKEHSIDIQLSHPDDLFHLFGSNERHLRLMEEELDVVIHARTEIVQVLGEENACEEARQVIQALMVLVNRGMTVGTPDVVTAISMVKNDEIDKFVALYEEEIIKDNTGKPIRVKTLGQKLYVDSVKQHDVTFGIGPAGTGKTFLAVTLAVTALKRGQVKRIILTRPAVEAGESLGFLPGDLKEKVDPYLRPVYDALYQILGKDQTTRLMEREIIEIAPLAYMRGRTLDDAFVILDEAQNTTIMQMKMFLTRLGFNSKMIVNGDISQIDLPRNVKSGLIDAQEKLKNIHQIDFVHFSAKDVVRHPVVAQIIRAYEPAPVKNEESEELESQPLSEG